The Devosia sp. MC521 genome segment ACATCTGAGTGCTAACAGTGCTGCACTGGATATAGGAACGCCCTCCAAGTGGAGTCAAGGGACGTGAACCTAAGTTTTTTCTCGTGCGTTAGAGCGTCATGACAAACGTGGAAAATAAGGATAGCCCCATGTCCACACTCAACACACCGGGCCGGACCATAAGCCCCGTCTCAAGTCGCGTTCATATCTTTTTTGACGGCGACGAAATCGCGAGCACTTCCAAAGCGCTAAAGCTCGAACAGCCCGGGCGTGAGACGCGCTACTACTTCCCCATTGAGGATGTTCACCCCTCGATCTTGGAGGCGTCTGATACCAAGCGGCAGGAGGATGGGCTCGGTGAAGCGCATTACTACAATATAAAGACCCTCACCGCCGATGGCGACGATTTAGCCTGGTACTACCCCTATGCCGAGGGTGATTACGCTGAGCTGCGCGATTTGATCACCTTTGGCGGCGATCGCATCTCTATTCAGGTGACAGGGGGCTAGGATACGGCTACTGGCACAGGC includes the following:
- a CDS encoding DUF427 domain-containing protein gives rise to the protein MSTLNTPGRTISPVSSRVHIFFDGDEIASTSKALKLEQPGRETRYYFPIEDVHPSILEASDTKRQEDGLGEAHYYNIKTLTADGDDLAWYYPYAEGDYAELRDLITFGGDRISIQVTGG